The following are encoded together in the Armatimonadota bacterium genome:
- a CDS encoding zinc-binding dehydrogenase, producing MLIEVAYAACNWGDVQKRQGIYPDPVSYPAILGAEVSGVITACGKGVSALRPGQFVAAITGPDMLRGFAEAVAVPHRYVIPLAPGFDPKLAAAFPVVTLTAYHLLHTAHRIRRGQTVLVHAAGGAVGLMLIQLARAAGARVIGTVGSAAKAELPRRFGADRVIVNAEEDFVAAAMADTKRRGVDLVIDSLGADILPRSFDALKPYGRVINIGEAAGEPDFPVRKKLYERSTSLAGFELLHAVPGSRRWRDGTRKVERMLATSVLQVPIAAEFPLERIRDAQAFLEARSAAGKVLISVDLGKIPG from the coding sequence GTGCTGATCGAGGTGGCCTATGCCGCCTGCAACTGGGGCGACGTGCAGAAGCGTCAGGGGATCTACCCGGACCCGGTCTCGTACCCCGCCATACTGGGCGCCGAGGTCTCCGGCGTGATCACCGCCTGCGGCAAGGGCGTCAGTGCGCTCCGTCCGGGGCAGTTCGTCGCCGCGATCACCGGGCCGGATATGCTGCGCGGCTTCGCCGAGGCGGTCGCCGTGCCCCACCGCTACGTGATTCCCCTGGCGCCCGGCTTCGACCCTAAGCTGGCGGCGGCCTTTCCCGTCGTCACGCTGACCGCCTATCACCTGCTCCATACCGCCCATCGCATCCGTCGCGGCCAGACCGTGCTGGTGCATGCCGCCGGTGGTGCGGTCGGCCTGATGCTGATCCAGCTTGCGCGCGCCGCCGGAGCCCGGGTGATCGGCACCGTCGGCTCGGCGGCCAAGGCCGAGCTGCCCCGGCGTTTCGGGGCCGACCGGGTGATCGTGAACGCGGAGGAGGATTTCGTCGCGGCCGCCATGGCCGATACGAAGAGGCGCGGCGTCGATCTGGTGATCGACTCTCTCGGCGCCGACATCCTGCCGCGCAGCTTCGACGCCCTGAAACCCTATGGCAGGGTGATCAATATTGGGGAGGCGGCGGGCGAGCCAGATTTTCCGGTGCGCAAGAAGCTCTACGAGCGCTCCACGTCGCTCGCCGGTTTCGAGTTGCTGCATGCAGTGCCTGGCTCACGCCGCTGGCGCGACGGTACGCGGAAGGTGGAACGGATGCTGGCGACCAGCGTGCTGCAGGTGCCGATCGCGGCCGAGTTCCCGCTCGAGCGAATCCGCGACGCGCAGGCGTTCCTGGAAGCCCGA
- a CDS encoding ABC transporter permease, giving the protein MIELFTDIAALTRLLESTLMLSVPIAFAAIGGVFSERSGVFNIGLEGLMLMGAFGAALGTFHTGSPVAGVIVSILLGLLLALPLAIMAVSLGVNQIVAGIAINLFSLGITAFLSRIAIGATANTQLLPGFEPIALPVLSAIPLVGPILFNQNLLAYALYLMVPLLYWLLFHTPWGLIIRAVGHSPRACDTAGVRVHLVRYVCVLLSGALAALGGCYLVLAHVFVFSEHMSAGKGFIALAAIILGRWSPLGAFLACLLFGFFDALQLRLQFQNPEVPYQIFATLPYLVSIVALVLIAGRNVSPQAVGRHYDRESY; this is encoded by the coding sequence ATGATCGAGCTTTTCACTGATATCGCCGCGCTGACTCGGCTTCTGGAATCGACGCTGATGCTCTCGGTGCCGATCGCCTTCGCGGCGATCGGTGGCGTCTTCTCCGAACGCTCTGGGGTCTTCAACATCGGCCTCGAGGGGCTGATGCTGATGGGCGCCTTCGGGGCGGCGCTGGGAACTTTCCACACCGGTTCGCCGGTCGCCGGCGTGATCGTCAGCATCCTGCTTGGGCTGCTTCTGGCCCTGCCGCTGGCGATCATGGCGGTGTCGCTGGGGGTGAACCAGATCGTCGCCGGGATCGCGATCAACCTGTTCTCGCTCGGCATCACGGCCTTCCTGTCGCGGATCGCCATCGGGGCCACGGCGAATACCCAGCTTCTGCCCGGGTTCGAGCCGATCGCGCTGCCCGTGCTCTCGGCGATCCCGCTTGTCGGGCCGATCCTGTTCAACCAGAACCTCCTCGCCTATGCCCTCTACCTGATGGTGCCGCTGCTCTACTGGCTGCTGTTCCACACGCCCTGGGGCTTGATCATCCGGGCCGTCGGCCATAGCCCGCGCGCCTGCGACACGGCAGGCGTACGGGTCCACCTGGTGCGCTATGTCTGCGTTCTGCTGAGCGGGGCGCTGGCAGCGCTCGGCGGCTGCTACCTGGTCCTGGCGCATGTCTTCGTCTTCTCCGAGCATATGAGCGCGGGGAAGGGGTTCATCGCACTCGCGGCGATCATCCTGGGGCGGTGGAGCCCGCTCGGAGCCTTTCTTGCCTGCCTGCTGTTCGGCTTCTTCGACGCATTGCAGCTGCGGCTTCAGTTTCAGAACCCGGAAGTGCCCTACCAGATCTTTGCGACGCTGCCCTATCTGGTCTCGATCGTGGCGCTGGTGTTGATCGCCGGGCGCAACGTCTCGCCCCAGGCGGTCGGACGCCACTACGACCGCGAGAGTTACTAA
- a CDS encoding ABC transporter permease, protein MTYELLRWIYALKSVWAILLALACGAILIAVTGNSPIEAYRELFGGAFLDYWGFAATLTKLSPLLLAGLAVALPLRVGLFNIGAEGQIYMGALFATIVALHGPVLPGWLGILACVVAGMVGGALWALIPAVLKAYRDLNEVIVTLLMNYVAINIVSYVVNGPMMAEGAPYPYSPEIRESLWLPYVMARTDAHIGAVVALAAAVGMFLVFRYTSIGYSLATVGQNQDAARYAGMSVRRHILLSMVVGGSLAGLAGTFEVLGLKHRLFHLFSGGYGYDGIVVAFLANANALGSIAAATFMAGLESGANIMQRATGVPVTVVEAIKGLVVIFVAAGLAFNFGRSRWAQILRRRRELQAALSSSAAPTEEDR, encoded by the coding sequence GTGACATACGAGCTGCTGCGCTGGATCTACGCGCTCAAGAGCGTTTGGGCGATCCTGCTGGCGCTTGCCTGCGGCGCGATCCTGATCGCCGTGACCGGGAATTCCCCGATCGAGGCCTACCGAGAGCTCTTCGGCGGCGCATTCCTCGACTACTGGGGCTTCGCCGCAACGCTGACCAAGCTCTCGCCCCTGCTGCTGGCGGGCCTCGCGGTGGCGCTGCCGCTGAGGGTCGGGCTTTTCAACATCGGTGCCGAAGGCCAGATCTACATGGGTGCGCTCTTCGCGACCATCGTCGCGCTCCACGGGCCGGTGCTGCCGGGCTGGCTGGGGATCCTCGCCTGCGTCGTGGCCGGCATGGTGGGCGGCGCCCTCTGGGCGCTGATCCCCGCGGTGCTCAAGGCCTATCGCGACCTCAACGAGGTGATCGTGACGCTCCTGATGAATTATGTCGCGATCAACATTGTCAGCTACGTGGTCAACGGACCGATGATGGCGGAAGGCGCGCCCTATCCCTATTCGCCGGAGATCCGCGAGAGCCTGTGGCTGCCCTATGTGATGGCGCGCACGGACGCGCACATCGGCGCGGTGGTGGCGCTGGCGGCGGCAGTCGGCATGTTCCTGGTCTTCCGCTACACCTCGATCGGATACTCGCTGGCGACCGTCGGGCAGAACCAGGACGCCGCGCGCTATGCCGGCATGTCGGTGCGCCGGCACATCCTGCTGTCGATGGTGGTGGGGGGCAGCCTCGCCGGGCTTGCCGGGACGTTCGAGGTATTGGGCCTCAAGCACCGGCTCTTCCATCTCTTCAGCGGCGGCTACGGCTACGATGGCATCGTCGTGGCGTTCCTCGCGAACGCGAACGCCCTGGGCTCGATTGCCGCCGCGACCTTCATGGCCGGGCTCGAGAGCGGAGCGAACATCATGCAGCGGGCGACGGGCGTCCCGGTGACCGTGGTCGAAGCGATCAAGGGCCTGGTGGTGATCTTCGTCGCGGCCGGTCTCGCCTTCAATTTCGGACGCAGCCGCTGGGCACAGATCCTGCGTCGCCGGCGCGAGTTACAGGCGGCGCTGTCGAGCTCCGCCGCGCCCACGGAAGAAGACAGGTAG